The following are from one region of the Staphylococcus argenteus genome:
- the metE gene encoding 5-methyltetrahydropteroyltriglutamate--homocysteine S-methyltransferase: MTTIKTSNLGFPRLGRKREWKKAIESYWAKKISKEELDQTLTDLHKENLLLQKYYHLDSIPVGDFSLYDHILDTSLLFNIIPERFQGRTIDDDLLFDIARGNKEHVASALIKWFNTNYHYIVPEWDNVEPKVSRNVLLDRFKYAQSLNVNAHPVIVGPITFVKLSKGGHQTFEEKVKTLLPLYKEVFESLIDAGAEYIQVDEPILVTDDSESYEDITREAYDYFEKAGVVKKLVIQTYFERAHIKFLSSLPVGGLGLDFVHDNGYNLEQIEAGDFDKSKTLYAGIIDGRNVWASDIEAKKILIDKLLAYTNDLVIQPSSSLLHVPVSLDDETLDASVGEGLSFATEKLDELDALRRLFNQSDNAKYDKFKARYERFQNQSFKNLDYDFDSVRTSRQSPFAQRIEQQQKRLNLPDLPTTTIGSFPQSREVRKYRADWKNKRITDEAYETFLKNEIARWIKIQEDIGLDVLVHGEFERNDMVEFFGEKLQGFLVTKFGWVQSYGSRAVKPPIIYGDVKWTAPLTVDETVYAQSLTDKPVKGMLTGPVTILNWSFERVDLPRKVVQDQIALAINEEVLALEAAGIKVIQVDEPALREGLPLRSEYHEQYLKDAVLSFKLATSSVRDETQIHTHMCYSQFGQIIHAIHDLDADVISIETSRSHGDLIKDFEDINYDLGIGLGVYDIHSPRIPTKEEITTAINRSLQQIDRSLFWVNPDCGLKTRKEEEVKDALTVLVNAVKAKRQE; this comes from the coding sequence ATGACAACTATTAAAACATCAAATTTAGGATTCCCAAGATTAGGTAGAAAAAGAGAATGGAAAAAGGCCATCGAAAGTTATTGGGCAAAAAAGATTTCTAAAGAAGAATTAGATCAAACTCTTACTGACCTTCATAAAGAGAACTTATTGTTACAAAAATACTACCATTTAGATAGTATCCCAGTTGGTGACTTCTCTTTATATGATCATATTCTAGATACGTCATTACTATTCAACATTATTCCAGAACGTTTCCAAGGAAGAACTATCGATGATGATTTACTATTTGATATTGCTCGTGGTAATAAAGAGCATGTTGCAAGTGCACTTATTAAATGGTTTAACACAAACTATCACTATATCGTACCTGAATGGGACAACGTTGAACCTAAAGTAAGTCGCAACGTATTACTAGATCGTTTTAAATATGCACAATCTCTTAACGTTAACGCTCACCCTGTCATTGTTGGTCCAATTACTTTTGTTAAATTATCAAAAGGTGGTCATCAAACTTTTGAAGAAAAAGTTAAAACATTATTACCACTTTATAAGGAAGTGTTTGAGTCATTAATTGATGCAGGTGCTGAGTATATTCAAGTGGATGAACCTATCTTAGTTACTGATGATAGTGAAAGCTATGAAGATATTACACGCGAAGCTTATGATTATTTTGAAAAAGCTGGCGTTGTTAAAAAATTAGTTATTCAAACATACTTCGAACGCGCTCACATTAAATTTTTAAGTTCATTACCTGTGGGCGGTTTAGGTTTAGACTTTGTTCACGATAATGGCTATAACCTTGAACAGATTGAAGCTGGCGATTTTGATAAGTCAAAAACATTATATGCTGGAATCATTGATGGACGTAATGTATGGGCAAGTGACATTGAAGCTAAAAAAATCTTAATCGATAAATTATTAGCGTATACTAATGATCTTGTTATCCAACCTTCTTCTTCATTATTACATGTCCCAGTATCATTAGATGATGAAACATTAGATGCAAGTGTTGGCGAAGGATTAAGCTTTGCGACTGAAAAATTAGATGAACTAGATGCATTACGTCGATTGTTCAACCAAAGTGATAATGCAAAATATGATAAATTTAAAGCGCGATATGAACGATTCCAAAATCAATCATTTAAAAACTTAGATTATGATTTTGATAGTGTACGCACTTCTAGACAATCACCATTTGCACAACGTATTGAGCAACAACAAAAACGTTTGAACTTACCAGATTTACCAACAACAACAATTGGGTCATTCCCGCAAAGTCGTGAAGTTCGTAAATATCGTGCAGATTGGAAAAACAAACGCATTACAGATGAAGCTTATGAAACATTCTTAAAAAATGAAATTGCTCGATGGATTAAAATTCAAGAAGATATCGGCTTAGATGTGTTAGTACATGGAGAATTTGAACGTAATGACATGGTTGAATTCTTTGGCGAAAAATTACAAGGCTTCTTAGTAACAAAATTTGGTTGGGTTCAATCATATGGTTCACGTGCAGTAAAACCACCAATTATTTATGGTGATGTTAAATGGACAGCACCATTAACTGTGGACGAAACAGTATATGCACAAAGTTTAACTGACAAACCTGTTAAAGGTATGTTAACAGGACCTGTAACGATTCTGAATTGGTCATTTGAACGTGTCGACTTACCACGTAAAGTTGTTCAAGATCAAATTGCTTTAGCAATTAACGAAGAAGTGTTAGCACTTGAAGCTGCAGGAATCAAAGTTATTCAAGTTGATGAACCTGCTCTGCGCGAAGGTTTACCATTACGCTCTGAATATCATGAACAATACCTTAAAGATGCCGTGTTATCATTTAAACTTGCAACGTCATCAGTTCGAGATGAAACACAAATCCATACACATATGTGTTATTCTCAATTTGGTCAAATCATTCATGCTATTCATGATTTAGATGCCGATGTTATTTCAATTGAAACATCTCGTAGCCATGGTGATTTAATCAAAGACTTTGAAGATATCAACTATGATTTAGGTATTGGATTAGGCGTATATGATATTCATAGCCCACGT